A single window of Ananas comosus cultivar F153 linkage group 17, ASM154086v1, whole genome shotgun sequence DNA harbors:
- the LOC109722722 gene encoding leucine-rich repeat receptor-like serine/threonine/tyrosine-protein kinase SOBIR1 — MASSPLPSSLSFLLLLLLAFSLISAVHSSYSYSPHRPIHHRQPPHLRPSRSRSRARALPNLPASSRTTDRLFVPNATTHSNSTKSNPNSNSTTTNPNPNSNSNSKSNSSSTHGHGHGHRDGERVRKWAVGFAAGSVAGVASGLALSVLFRLALNVARGRYRSPSGPSIFSPKIIRRAEDLAFLDSDSALASLEVIGRGGCGEVYKAHLPDSSGGGGGEPTEPESRLLDKWTRQIRSEIQTVGRIRHRNLLPLLAHVTRPDCHYLVYEYMKNGSLRDALADVADGRRQLDWAARHRIALGIAAGLEYLHVHHRPQIIHRDLKPANILLDDNMDARIADFGLAKEMPDAHTHITSSNVAGTVGYIAPEYHQTLKFTAKCDMYSFGVILASLVMGKQPSDDFFQHTDEMSLVKWLRNVMNSANATAAIDPTLLGNGFEDQMLLVLRIACFCTADNPKERPSSKDVRAMLLQIKH, encoded by the exons ATGGCGTCttcccccctcccctcctccctctcgttcctgctcctcctcctcctcgccttcTCCCTGATCTCCGCCGTCCACTCCTCCTACTCCTACTCTCCCCACCGTCCGATCCACCACCGCCAGCCCCCCCATCTCCGCCcctcccgctcccgctcccgcGCGCGCGCGCTCCCGAACCTCCCCGCTTCCTCTCGCACCACCGATCGCCTCTTCGTCCCCAACGCCACGACCCATTCCAATTCGACCAAATCCAATCCTAACTCTAACTCCACGACGaccaatcccaatcccaattccaattccaattccaaATCCAATTCGAGCTCGACGCACGGGCACGGGCACGGGCACAGGGACGGGGAGCGCGTGCGGAAGTGGGCGGTGGGGTTCGCGGCCGGGTCGGTGGCGGGGGTGGCGTCGGGGCTGGCGCTGTCGGTGCTGTTCCGGCTGGCGCTGAACGTGGCCCGCGGGCGGTACCGGTCGCCGTCGGGGCCGAGCATCTTCAGCCCGAAGATCATCCGCCGCGCCGAGGACCTCGCCTTCCTCGACTCCGACTCCGCCCTCGCCTCCCTCGAGGTCATCGgccgcggcggctgcggcgaggTCTACAAGGCCCACCTCCCCGACTCctccggaggcggcggcggggagccGACGGAGCCGGAGAGCCGGCTGCTGGACAAGTGGACGCGGCAGATCAGGTCGGAGATACAGACGGTGGGGCGCATCCGGCACCGGAACCTGCTGCCGCTGCTGGCGCACGTGACGCGGCCCGACTGCCACTACCTGGTGTACGAGTACATGAAGAACGGCAGCCTGCGCGACGCGCTGGCCGACGTGGCGGACGGCCGGCGCCAGCTCGACTGGGCCGCCCGGCACCGGATCGCCCTGGGGATCGCCGCCGGCCTCGAATACCTCCACGTCCACCACCGCCCGCAGATCATCCATCGCGACCTCAAGCCCGCCAACATCCTCCTCGACGACAACATGGACGCCCGCATCGCCGACTTCGGCCTTGCCAAGGAGATGCCCGACGCCCACACCCACATCACCTCCTCCAACGTCGCCGGCACCGTCGG GTATATCGCGCCGGAGTACCACCAGACGCTCAAGTTCACGGCGAAGTGCGACATGTACAGCTTCGGAGTGATCCTGGCGTCGCTGGTGATGGGGAAGCAGCCGTCGGACGACTTCTTCCAGCACACGGACGAGATGAGCCTCGTCAAGTGGCTCCGCAACGTGATGAACTCTGCGAACGCCACCGCCGCCATCGACCCCACGCTCCTCGGGAACGGGTTCGAGGACCAGATGCTACTCGTCCTGAGAATCGCCTGCTTCTGCACGGCCGACAACCCCAAGGAGCGGCCGAGCAGCAAGGACGTCCGCGCCATGCTGTTGCAGATAAAACATTAG